From Streptomyces sp. HUAS MG91, the proteins below share one genomic window:
- a CDS encoding Ms4533A family Cys-rich leader peptide encodes MSRSAVTPEQAAIELALIGVTRHCVSDVHCC; translated from the coding sequence ATGTCCCGCAGCGCCGTCACCCCTGAGCAAGCCGCCATTGAGCTGGCTCTCATCGGTGTGACCCGGCACTGTGTCTCCGACGTGCACTGTTGCTGA
- a CDS encoding ABC transporter substrate-binding protein, whose product MRQPSVISRRLTAALAVSAVAVGAAACGPQDGKASGSGAAGAPKKGGTLTVLNSIPQEDFDPARLYTSGGGNVPSLVFRTLTTRNREDGAAGAEVVPDLATDLGTPSKNATVWTYHLKDGLKYEDGTKITSADIKYGIERSFAGELSGGAPYLRDWLIGGADYQGPYKDKKGLDSIETPDEKTIVFHLNKSEGEFPYLATQTQTTPVPQGKDKGTKYEEHPLSSGPYKVVRNEGDGERLVLERNPYWSAATDKERKAYPDKIDVRSGLDSAVINQRLSASRGADAAAVTTDTNLGPAELAKVSGDKDLAARVGTGHFGYTNYLAFNPKVKPFDNPKVRQAIAYAIDRSSVVNAAGGSSLAEPATTFLPDQKSFGYTPYDHFPAGKDGNAAKAKELLKEAGYAKGLTVTLTHSNAKNFSTSPEIATAVQEALAKAGITVKLQGLEDTKYSDTIYNVKSEPGFFLSAWGADWPSGGPFFAPIFDGRQIVKNGYNFNSAQLDDSSVNKEIDEINKLTDLKAAAQRWGALDKKVGEQALTVPLFHPVYKRLYGADVKNVVISDWTGVLDVSQAAVK is encoded by the coding sequence ATGCGTCAACCGTCCGTCATATCGCGCCGCCTGACAGCGGCCCTGGCCGTCTCCGCCGTGGCCGTGGGCGCGGCCGCGTGCGGCCCCCAGGACGGCAAGGCGTCCGGCTCCGGTGCCGCGGGCGCGCCCAAGAAGGGCGGCACCCTCACCGTCCTCAACAGCATCCCCCAGGAGGACTTCGACCCCGCGCGGCTCTACACCTCCGGCGGCGGCAACGTCCCCTCCCTCGTCTTCCGTACGCTCACCACGCGCAACCGCGAGGACGGCGCGGCCGGCGCCGAGGTGGTGCCCGACCTCGCGACCGACCTGGGCACGCCCAGCAAGAACGCCACCGTGTGGACGTACCACCTCAAGGACGGGCTGAAGTACGAGGACGGCACGAAGATCACGAGTGCCGACATCAAGTACGGGATCGAGAGATCGTTCGCCGGTGAGCTGTCCGGCGGCGCGCCCTACCTGCGCGACTGGCTGATCGGCGGAGCCGACTACCAGGGCCCGTACAAGGACAAGAAGGGTCTCGACTCGATCGAGACGCCCGACGAGAAGACCATCGTTTTCCATCTGAACAAGAGCGAGGGCGAGTTCCCCTACCTCGCCACGCAGACCCAGACGACCCCGGTGCCCCAGGGCAAGGACAAGGGGACCAAGTACGAGGAGCACCCGCTGTCCTCCGGCCCGTACAAGGTCGTCAGGAACGAGGGCGACGGCGAGCGGCTCGTCCTGGAGCGCAACCCGTACTGGTCGGCCGCCACCGACAAGGAGCGCAAGGCCTACCCCGACAAGATCGACGTGCGGTCCGGGCTCGACTCCGCCGTCATCAACCAGCGGCTCTCCGCCTCACGCGGCGCCGACGCCGCCGCCGTCACCACCGACACCAACCTCGGCCCCGCCGAACTCGCCAAGGTCAGCGGCGACAAGGACCTCGCCGCCCGCGTCGGCACCGGCCACTTCGGCTACACCAACTACCTCGCCTTCAACCCGAAGGTGAAGCCGTTCGACAACCCGAAGGTGCGCCAGGCCATCGCCTACGCGATCGACCGGTCCTCCGTGGTCAACGCGGCCGGCGGCTCCTCGCTCGCCGAGCCCGCCACGACGTTCCTGCCGGACCAGAAGTCCTTCGGGTACACCCCGTACGACCACTTCCCCGCCGGGAAGGACGGCAACGCGGCCAAGGCCAAGGAGCTGCTGAAGGAGGCCGGTTACGCCAAGGGCCTGACCGTAACCCTCACGCACTCCAACGCCAAGAACTTCTCCACCAGCCCCGAGATCGCCACCGCCGTCCAGGAGGCGCTGGCGAAGGCGGGCATCACCGTCAAGCTGCAGGGCCTGGAGGACACCAAGTACTCCGACACGATCTACAACGTGAAGAGCGAGCCCGGCTTCTTCCTCAGCGCCTGGGGAGCGGACTGGCCGTCGGGCGGCCCGTTCTTCGCGCCGATCTTCGACGGCCGGCAGATCGTCAAGAACGGCTACAACTTCAACTCGGCCCAGCTGGACGACTCCTCGGTCAACAAGGAGATCGACGAGATCAACAAGCTGACCGACCTGAAGGCCGCCGCCCAGCGGTGGGGCGCGCTCGACAAGAAGGTCGGCGAGCAGGCACTGACCGTGCCGCTGTTCCACCCGGTCTACAAGCGCCTGTACGGCGCCGACGTCAAGAACGTCGTCATCAGCGACTGGACCGGTGTGCTCGACGTCTCCCAGGCAGCGGTCAAGTAA
- a CDS encoding ABC transporter permease, which produces MSEALLAEAGKADEAGAADAAPVSGGRPFWRRLRARRSALIAAAIVALLVVVALAAPLLSALEGQNPTTYHPALVDSASGGVPLGSFGGISGEHWLGVEPLTGRDLFARVVYGARVSLGVALAATLLQVVIGTAVGLAAGLGNRYVDQALSRVTDVVVALPIMVIALGALAVVPAGFPRPVLIAVVVGLIGWSGISKIVRAQTLSLKSRDHVAAARLSGWSSWQVARRELLPALGAPVITYAVLLFPSNIVVEAALSFLGVGIKPPTPSWGQMLSDADTWYQAAPTYLLIPAVLLFVTVLALTVLGEGVRTALDPRAASRLRIGTGRKKEADA; this is translated from the coding sequence ATGTCCGAAGCACTTCTCGCGGAAGCGGGGAAGGCCGACGAGGCGGGGGCGGCCGACGCCGCCCCCGTCTCCGGGGGCCGCCCCTTCTGGCGGCGGCTGCGCGCCCGCCGCTCCGCCCTGATCGCCGCCGCGATCGTCGCCCTCCTCGTCGTCGTGGCCCTCGCCGCGCCGCTGCTCAGCGCCCTCGAAGGGCAGAACCCGACCACCTACCATCCGGCCCTCGTCGACTCCGCGAGCGGCGGCGTGCCCCTCGGCTCGTTCGGCGGGATCAGCGGCGAGCACTGGCTCGGTGTCGAACCCCTCACCGGACGCGACCTGTTCGCCCGCGTCGTCTACGGAGCCCGGGTCTCGCTCGGCGTCGCGCTCGCCGCGACCCTGCTGCAGGTCGTCATCGGCACCGCCGTCGGCCTCGCGGCCGGTCTCGGCAACCGGTACGTCGACCAGGCGCTCAGCCGCGTCACCGACGTCGTGGTCGCGCTGCCCATCATGGTCATCGCGCTCGGCGCGCTCGCCGTCGTCCCCGCCGGGTTCCCGCGCCCCGTGCTGATCGCCGTGGTCGTCGGGCTCATCGGCTGGTCCGGCATCTCAAAGATCGTCCGGGCCCAGACGCTGTCGCTCAAGTCGCGCGACCACGTCGCCGCGGCCCGGCTCAGCGGCTGGAGCTCCTGGCAGGTCGCCCGCCGCGAACTGCTGCCCGCGCTCGGCGCGCCCGTCATCACCTACGCCGTCCTGCTCTTCCCGTCGAACATCGTCGTCGAGGCCGCCCTGTCGTTCCTCGGCGTCGGCATCAAACCGCCCACCCCGTCCTGGGGGCAGATGCTCAGCGACGCCGACACCTGGTACCAGGCGGCGCCCACCTATCTGCTGATCCCCGCCGTGCTGCTCTTCGTCACCGTGCTCGCGCTGACCGTCCTCGGCGAGGGCGTCCGCACCGCGCTCGACCCGCGCGCCGCGTCCCGGCTGCGGATCGGCACCGGCCGCAAGAAGGAGGCGGACGCATGA